The following proteins come from a genomic window of Corynebacterium crudilactis:
- a CDS encoding ABC transporter substrate-binding protein produces the protein MSLKRTAMAVAAFGASAVLLAACSEPAAEDTTETTSAEASGEKVTITVYTSEPEEKVDEINKAFMEINPDIEVEVYRAGTGDLTARIAAEKASGSIEADVLWAADAPTFENYAAEGDLAELKDVDTSDVIEEAVDEDNFYVGTRIIPTVIAYNTEIVDQAELPSSWAELTDPKYAGQLVMPDPAVSGAAAFNASVWKNDAALGEEWINALGENQPMIAQSNGPTSQEIAGGGHPIGVVVDYLVRDLASAGSPIDTIYASEGSPYITEPAGVFADSEQKEAAERYINFLLSVEGQKIAVEQAYLPVREDVGTPEGTPALSEIALMTPDLDVVTADKATAVELFQNAMN, from the coding sequence ATGTCTTTGAAGCGCACCGCCATGGCAGTTGCCGCATTTGGCGCATCGGCAGTTTTGTTGGCAGCTTGTTCCGAACCAGCAGCGGAAGATACCACTGAAACCACCAGTGCTGAAGCCTCCGGAGAAAAGGTCACCATCACTGTCTATACCTCTGAGCCTGAGGAAAAGGTCGATGAGATCAACAAGGCGTTTATGGAGATCAACCCAGATATTGAGGTTGAGGTGTACCGCGCTGGCACTGGCGATCTCACTGCACGTATCGCAGCCGAGAAGGCTTCTGGTTCCATTGAGGCTGATGTTTTGTGGGCTGCGGATGCTCCCACTTTTGAAAATTATGCGGCAGAAGGCGATCTCGCTGAGCTGAAAGATGTGGACACTTCCGATGTGATTGAGGAAGCTGTCGATGAGGATAACTTCTATGTCGGCACCCGCATCATCCCAACTGTGATTGCTTACAACACGGAGATTGTGGATCAGGCTGAGCTGCCTTCTTCTTGGGCTGAACTGACAGATCCGAAATATGCTGGCCAGCTAGTTATGCCAGATCCTGCTGTTTCTGGCGCTGCAGCCTTCAATGCTTCAGTGTGGAAGAATGATGCTGCACTGGGTGAAGAGTGGATCAATGCGCTTGGTGAGAACCAGCCAATGATCGCCCAGTCCAATGGCCCAACTTCTCAGGAAATCGCTGGTGGTGGCCACCCCATTGGTGTGGTGGTGGATTATCTCGTGCGTGATCTGGCTAGCGCTGGTTCCCCAATCGATACCATTTATGCATCCGAGGGCTCCCCATATATCACTGAGCCTGCTGGTGTATTTGCGGATTCCGAGCAGAAGGAAGCAGCTGAACGCTATATCAATTTCTTGCTGTCTGTTGAAGGCCAAAAGATTGCTGTAGAGCAGGCTTACCTGCCAGTGCGTGAAGATGTCGGAACCCCAGAGGGCACCCCTGCTTTGTCTGAAATCGCTTTGATGACTCCTGACCTGGATGTTGTTACCGCTGATAAGGCAACTGCTGTTGAGCTCTTCCAAAATGCAATGAACTAA
- a CDS encoding ABC transporter permease, which yields MHLTPSKTSAQHFTRSALTSLSFLRLGVWLIVAGLFITPLALVVSLALGGNQLPELLDSGLGTALWNSTYTTLLSALGATVFGTLMALILDRTDVYSRTVLRLFLLSPLLIPPFIGAIAWLQLFGKNQGINRMFGTEIWNIYGADGVTFLLIVHSYPTVYIIVSAALRQLPGDLEQAARIAGADTFTVLRTITVPLLKPALLSAFTLTAVANLADFGIPALLGSPARFETLATMIYRFMESGTVSNPLQVVSTIGIVLLFLGIAAVTADYLVSFYAASKLQDAGESHRFDLNASRIPVSVFTWVITLIITTAPLLGLAYRALLPAPGVPFNLDTITLHNFAAALSNPRVIEGFNNSVMLSLGAALICGVLGWFIGILITRTQHFSNVSLTLTVLLPTALPGMIIGVGWLILGRYTGIYNTPWVILGAYVCAFTALVVQAVRGPLSQAPEAIEEAARISGAGRLRAIMDTTGTMAIPAAFAGAMLVAVTAVRELTVSILLIAPGTTTLGVQVFNLQQAGNYNQASALSLMFAVIGIVALALTVRGQKEN from the coding sequence ATGCATTTAACTCCCTCAAAAACGTCAGCGCAGCATTTCACACGAAGTGCGCTGACGTCTTTGTCTTTTCTGCGATTAGGCGTGTGGCTAATTGTCGCGGGGTTGTTTATCACTCCCCTGGCTTTAGTGGTCAGTCTTGCATTGGGCGGCAATCAGCTTCCAGAGCTGCTTGATTCCGGGTTGGGCACGGCACTGTGGAATTCCACGTACACCACTTTGTTGTCAGCACTCGGTGCCACTGTTTTTGGCACGTTGATGGCTTTGATCCTGGATCGCACTGATGTCTACAGCCGCACGGTACTCCGACTGTTTTTATTGTCCCCGTTGCTTATTCCACCGTTTATCGGGGCCATCGCATGGTTGCAGTTATTTGGGAAAAATCAGGGCATCAACAGGATGTTCGGCACGGAAATATGGAATATTTACGGCGCTGACGGTGTGACATTTTTGTTGATTGTGCACTCCTATCCCACGGTGTACATCATTGTTTCTGCAGCGCTTCGGCAACTACCTGGTGATCTAGAACAGGCAGCACGCATCGCAGGAGCAGATACTTTTACGGTGCTACGCACCATCACTGTGCCGTTGTTGAAACCGGCATTGCTCTCTGCGTTTACGCTCACCGCTGTGGCAAACCTGGCAGATTTTGGTATTCCGGCGTTGCTTGGATCACCTGCGCGTTTTGAAACTTTGGCCACCATGATTTATCGCTTCATGGAGTCCGGCACGGTGAGCAATCCTCTGCAGGTGGTTTCTACCATCGGCATTGTTTTGTTATTTCTCGGAATCGCAGCGGTGACAGCAGACTATTTGGTGTCGTTTTATGCCGCTTCCAAATTGCAGGATGCCGGGGAGTCTCATCGCTTTGACCTCAACGCATCCCGGATACCAGTCAGCGTGTTCACTTGGGTTATCACGTTGATTATTACGACTGCTCCTCTACTCGGTTTGGCTTACCGTGCACTCCTTCCCGCCCCTGGTGTGCCTTTCAACCTAGACACCATCACGCTCCACAACTTTGCAGCGGCCTTGAGCAACCCACGGGTTATTGAAGGATTCAACAACTCTGTCATGTTGTCCCTGGGAGCTGCCCTCATTTGTGGCGTATTGGGGTGGTTCATCGGCATATTAATCACCCGCACCCAGCATTTTTCCAATGTGTCTTTGACTCTCACGGTGCTGCTCCCCACTGCTCTTCCGGGAATGATCATCGGTGTTGGTTGGCTCATTTTGGGCAGGTACACGGGCATTTACAACACGCCTTGGGTAATTTTGGGTGCTTATGTGTGCGCTTTTACCGCACTAGTTGTCCAAGCGGTTCGCGGGCCGCTCAGCCAAGCACCAGAAGCAATCGAAGAAGCAGCACGCATCAGCGGCGCCGGCAGGTTAAGAGCCATCATGGATACCACCGGAACAATGGCGATTCCCGCAGCATTCGCAGGTGCCATGCTCGTGGCAGTTACTGCAGTACGCGAGCTCACGGTATCTATTTTGCTCATCGCGCCGGGCACCACCACGTTGGGCGTACAGGTGTTTAATTTGCAGCAGGCCGGAAACTACAACCAGGCATCGGCGTTGTCGTTGATGTTTGCTGTCATCGGCATCGTGGCGCTTGCGCTCACGGTGCGTGGGCAGAAGGAGAACTAA
- a CDS encoding quinate/shikimate dehydrogenase (NAD+), whose translation MNNSILLGLIGQGLDLSRTPAMHEAEGLVQGHATVYRRIDTLGARASERELKTLLDAAISVGFNGLNITHPYKQAVLPLLDEVSEQATQLGAVNTVVIDAEGRTTGHNTDVTGFGRGMEEGLPNAVLDSVVQVGAGGVGNAVAYALVTHGVQKLQVADLDTSRAQALADVINNAVGREAVFGVDARGIEDVIAGANGVVNATPMGMTAHPGTAFDISCLTKDHWVGDVVYMPIETELLKAARELGCETLDGTRMAIHQAVDAFRLFTGLEPSVERMRETFLSL comes from the coding sequence ATGAACAACAGTATTCTTTTAGGCCTCATCGGCCAGGGCCTTGATCTCTCCCGCACCCCAGCGATGCACGAAGCAGAGGGCCTCGTACAGGGACATGCAACTGTCTACAGGCGCATCGATACACTCGGCGCCCGTGCTTCCGAGCGTGAGCTCAAGACGCTTCTCGACGCCGCCATCTCGGTCGGCTTCAACGGCCTCAACATCACCCACCCGTACAAGCAGGCGGTATTACCACTTCTTGATGAAGTTTCCGAGCAAGCTACCCAATTGGGCGCTGTGAATACTGTGGTCATCGATGCAGAAGGACGCACCACCGGCCACAACACTGATGTCACTGGCTTTGGCCGCGGCATGGAAGAAGGCCTACCAAACGCTGTATTGGATTCCGTTGTTCAGGTTGGTGCAGGTGGAGTGGGAAATGCGGTCGCATATGCACTGGTCACCCACGGTGTGCAGAAACTACAGGTAGCCGATCTGGACACCTCACGTGCACAGGCTCTGGCAGATGTTATCAACAACGCTGTCGGACGCGAAGCTGTGTTCGGCGTGGACGCCCGCGGAATTGAAGATGTTATCGCTGGCGCAAACGGTGTTGTGAACGCAACCCCAATGGGCATGACCGCGCACCCAGGCACCGCCTTTGATATCAGCTGCCTCACCAAGGACCACTGGGTTGGCGATGTTGTCTACATGCCAATCGAAACCGAACTGCTCAAGGCTGCCCGCGAACTCGGTTGCGAAACCTTAGATGGAACCCGCATGGCGATTCACCAGGCAGTCGACGCTTTCCGACTGTTCACCGGCCTCGAGCCAAGCGTGGAGCGTATGCGCGAGACTTTCCTCTCCCTCTAA
- a CDS encoding ribosomal protein L7/L12, with the protein MFGNNSAEINHLKVRVAALEQALAQQQDIIAKLAGGASIPASLIPKRTTLHPEVLALLQEGKKISAIKRHRELTGAGLKEAKEAVEAL; encoded by the coding sequence ATGTTCGGAAATAACAGCGCAGAAATTAACCATCTGAAGGTTCGGGTTGCGGCATTGGAGCAAGCGCTCGCACAGCAACAGGACATTATCGCGAAGCTGGCCGGAGGAGCTTCTATTCCGGCGTCGCTGATTCCGAAAAGAACAACCCTGCATCCGGAGGTCCTTGCGCTTCTTCAAGAAGGCAAGAAGATCTCGGCGATCAAACGCCACCGAGAGCTCACAGGTGCAGGGTTAAAAGAGGCAAAGGAAGCCGTCGAAGCTCTTTAG
- a CDS encoding ABC transporter ATP-binding protein, with protein sequence MSSIKLRDLSVRFRDGSFGLQNINLSIESEEFVVLIGPSGSGKTTMLRTIAGFVEPTSGSVHIGGDNMTHVPPEQRRMGMVFQQHAVWPHMSVAKNIGYPLVRNGEKKASISKRVERVLDLVGLEGFGSRKPASLSGGQRQRVALARAIIADPTVLLLDEALSALDEPLRDALRRELVSLTRREGLTTVHVTHDRAEAISIADRIVVLGGGNIQQIATPTELLSAPATADVARFIADATVLTGTIQHGKVVCSDLGISWDLGAVQAIDDVIEGESVDIAIPPQSVSIGPAHHPDYIFAEITSVLFQVTSYSITAKTHTGHSFRTSISCSIPVIGETIGLSVENPLVYRTFDQDRSRGTVSWSPD encoded by the coding sequence GTGTCATCGATTAAATTGCGTGATTTAAGTGTGCGTTTCCGCGACGGCTCTTTTGGATTGCAGAATATTAATTTATCGATTGAGTCGGAGGAGTTCGTGGTGCTCATCGGTCCGTCTGGGTCGGGTAAGACCACGATGTTGCGCACCATCGCGGGGTTTGTGGAGCCAACTTCTGGCAGTGTGCACATCGGTGGCGACAACATGACGCATGTGCCACCAGAGCAGCGTCGCATGGGCATGGTGTTTCAGCAGCACGCAGTGTGGCCACATATGTCGGTGGCGAAAAATATTGGGTATCCCCTCGTGCGGAATGGTGAGAAGAAGGCGTCGATAAGCAAGCGCGTTGAGCGCGTGCTCGATTTAGTGGGGCTTGAGGGGTTCGGCAGCCGCAAACCTGCGAGCCTTTCCGGTGGTCAACGTCAGCGGGTGGCGCTTGCGCGCGCCATCATCGCCGACCCCACCGTACTGCTTCTCGACGAAGCCCTCTCCGCCCTCGATGAGCCGCTGCGCGATGCTTTACGACGCGAACTTGTATCCTTGACCCGCCGCGAAGGCCTTACCACTGTGCATGTGACCCACGATCGCGCCGAAGCCATTTCCATCGCGGATCGCATCGTGGTGCTTGGTGGTGGCAACATCCAACAGATCGCCACCCCCACCGAGCTACTTTCCGCCCCTGCAACCGCCGATGTTGCCCGTTTTATCGCCGATGCCACCGTCCTCACCGGCACGATCCAGCACGGAAAAGTGGTCTGCTCAGATCTGGGGATATCGTGGGATTTGGGCGCGGTGCAGGCAATTGATGATGTTATAGAAGGCGAATCTGTAGACATCGCAATCCCGCCGCAATCGGTTAGCATCGGTCCTGCGCATCACCCGGATTATATTTTTGCGGAGATCACCTCAGTGCTTTTCCAAGTGACCTCTTATTCCATTACTGCGAAAACCCACACTGGCCATAGTTTCCGCACCTCAATCAGCTGTTCCATTCCAGTGATTGGCGAGACCATCGGGCTGTCCGTGGAAAATCCACTGGTGTACCGCACATTTGACCAAGACCGATCCCGCGGGACTGTTTCTTGGTCGCCAGATTAA